Genomic DNA from Dehalococcoidia bacterium:
GGCTTTCAGCGCTGCCAGACTGGAGGTTCTGGCCTTGCTGGCCGCGGGATTGAGGAAAAAGCAGGAATGACCAACCCATGGATTTCCGCTTGTGCGGGAATGACAAGAAAGAATACATGGCGGAAGATTACCGCTGGATTTCAGGGCACTGCTCGCAATCTCAGTTTGATCGCTTCGAAGCGGTTGTTTATCCCCAGTCTACCATAGATGGTCCGCAGATGATTCTTGACGGTTTTCTCTTCGATATGCAGCATCCGGCCGATTTCCCGGTTGCTCTTTCCCTTTCTCAGCAGTTCCAGGATTTCGATTTGCCTGATGGTGAGGTAATTATCAACCCTTTCCCCTTGCGAAAGATGATCCGCCGGAGAACTTCCCCTTAAATCGGCCAAAGCAAGCTCCACTGATGGGGGAAGGGGGATCGACTTGCCTGATCCCACGGAATATATGGATTCCAACAGGTCTTCCGGGGACGCACCATGATGGACAAAACAGCCCTTGGCCCCAGCCA
This window encodes:
- a CDS encoding response regulator transcription factor; translation: MDVVRVLIVNANLVIRVGLRSILRSAHGIAVVGEAATGAEAIAWMRKSSADVVLMDTRLPIIGGVTATSEIMRIRPETKILMLAVMDDPYPLAESILAGAKGCFVHHGASPEDLLESIYSVGSGKSIPLPPSVELALADLRGSSPADHLSQGERVDNYLTIRQIEILELLRKGKSNREIGRMLHIEEKTVKNHLRTIYGRLGINNRFEAIKLRLRAVP